In the genome of Cyclopterus lumpus isolate fCycLum1 chromosome 19, fCycLum1.pri, whole genome shotgun sequence, the window CACATCGGTTATTCACTCGTAGAACTGTTCACTGATCGTCACGCTGTCACACTGATGTCTGTTTGTAGTTCTTGGTGTCCAAAACTTTCCTTCCACACATTGCACAGATTCCTAGAGACaacaaaagaggaaagaaagaaatacaatggAAACAAATATCAGTTTCAaggaaaaaacaatatcagcaGGCTCTACACTTATTGTATTATCAGCATGGAAATGACCATTTACTGGCTTATGCTTCTTAACTACAAAGCAAAGGAAGTTATGAGatccatttttaaatgtatgctACAGTTGTCAATCTTGCTTGCATTGTGTAAGTCTACAAACAGATGTGTTGGGGATAGCGTAAACAAGCTGAAAATACAACATTGAAATAACATTAGTTTATTAAATTGTAATGGCAATAATTTGAGCAAATCCAGCAGACGTTGGCATTCATTCAGAGCTGTTTTGTGTTTACTCGAAGAATGTAAGTGTCAAAACCTGGCCAAATAAACCCGAAACGTTCTACATAGCTACATACAAGACCACATGGCTTTTTTTGGGTGCAATTTAGGTGACCCAACCATTCAAAGTGATCAGTTTGGTACAGATGTGTTCAGACTCTAAATAGTTATTCTCAGTGAAGAATGCTGTATGAAGTCCTTTCTATAGATAAGCTCCACTAGCCTTGGCCAGACAATGGATTTTGCCACATAGAATCTGTGCAGAAATCTCCAACTTTGTTATTTCTGTTCAGTATGAAGTCCAGTGTGAGTGAGTTTATACCTTTTTTGTATGCACAGCCCTGACAGTAATGTGATCCAGACTGATGAACTGAGCTCTTGCAGATCCTGCAGGTAGCAAAGCCTGTCTTGCTGTACGGGTCAAACCTGAGAGGGAGACGCAATTAAGACACAGCTAAAGAGGCACCAATACGTGTTGTGTCAATGCTAGTGACAGAGGTGAAGGCAAAAAATTACCATGATAAATGTTGATGTGTAACAATTAGATTGAGTcaataaaaatacttttgtgtgacttcctggaaataaaaacagagaaaggATGAAGTCAGACTTTAGCGAGCTACTCACCTGGCTTTCTTAGATGTGAGGATCTTATTTTCATTTAGCTTACGCCCACCGCCCtctgaaaaggaaaaatgcAGAAGGAACTCAATTAATCACCATAATCGAAGTCAGATGTTAACAACCTCGAGGTCTGGGGTCCTGGACTCGTTGGATAATATAAGCTATTTGAAGATGTCACACCAATTAATGGCATAAGTGGCAGCCCAAGAACTGTCCCTCATACCTTTTACAATGCCCGTCACAAAGTTGCTGTATTTAAATGGGTGTGCAAAGCCTATGGAAATCTgaacaattaaacaaaacataagCAGGTCTATTTCTGTAATTACGTTTTACAGATTAAAGACACTCGCTGCAATATTATGTGCAACATTTCTAAGTATATTTTTGAGAGCTTAATGggtaacaaaatgtatttattgtgcacctgcatgaataaataagtatCTTAAAGCATAAAGCTGATCACATCAGAGAGAGTGAAGAGGCATTGAAAAACAGGTGCCACagtagcagacaaacacacatgttcactgaATCTGTGTGCTCTGTTTACCTGTTGTATTCCGTGCTCCATCCTTCCACGTGTCAGGTGTGATGACTTTACCAAGCTTCTTCTCACCTGAAATAACGAGCGACACAGTTTGTAGAGAAGATAGCAGGTTTCACGTGCAGGGTCGGTGTTCATAGACCAAAACAACAACGAGGACAGCAATGACAACAGTTAGCTAGCAAGTTAGCTTTCAAAAGATCTCCTTCGCTAAAAGCACAACAATAGGTTAGATTAAAAGATAGACAGCATCATAAAAGGGCGATACGTACACTTTTCACAAACCATGGTCACTCTGTTTGATTTAAAACGATGCGGTTGGtcaaaaacaaatctaaatgtTAGCTCACTGTTAGCTTGCTCGGTCAACGTTTGTACATTTCCGGTCGTTTCTACGTCTTTCGTACTAGCAACAGATTGAGTAGTCAAAACTGTGACAATCTCAAATGTCATTGGCTGATACTGCCGTCCATCACAGGAAATTCAGTAGAACGTCACGCCCCCTAAATCCCACTGCTCTTCATGGAAAGAACCACCCTGCGTATTTGGTTGAGGACATGCGCAGAAGGGGTCCCGAGTGGCGTCCAGATGCACAAAGATCCGGCATGAACAGCCTATACAAGTTACATTTGATCAAACCCAGTGGGTTTATAAGGGTATTTTTTTGCAGGGTGCTGAGAGTTAAACATTAAGTGCTGCGTATTAAGATATAATAAATATCAGTACAAATACCACTGTCTCTTGGGCGGCATGAACAACAAAGCTTGTGTAATGTGTATACCTATTTCAATTGTATAGTGTCAAATCTTATAATTAAAATGATTCtcgttttgttttatttcaagcTTGCATTTTGCGAGCGATACTActggacttttattgtgaaatccaAGCGGAAGTCTTAGATACTCCATGTTTACGGAAGTGCAGGTTAAGAAACTCAGCCATGGATTAAACCCACTCTGTCCATCCACggctaaattaatattttaaaagtatttaatttgaAGTCTGTCTTTTGTCTCCGTCTCCTGTCGGAGATAGTTCCGTTCTTCATCATGTGGGACCATGAAATCAGAGCCATGGCGTCCACTCACGCCATTATCGCCGCCTCGGTGTTCATGGCGACCGTTCTACCTGCGGCGCTCGTGCGCGGCTTCTCGGTGTACGGCACTCACATGCTGTGGCTCTACTCGGTGTCCGGGGCGGTCACCGGGGTCAGTGTCGCGGTCTTCTGGCTTCTCGGCATCACACCGCCCACCAAGAAGCACACAGTGGGATACAAGGTGCTCCGACATACTCTCTCCATTGTGACCGTTGTGTTCAAGTAAAACTACCGAGACATGACAAGTACTGAAGTATTAATG includes:
- the cript gene encoding cysteine-rich PDZ-binding protein; translation: MVCEKCEKKLGKVITPDTWKDGARNTTEGGGRKLNENKILTSKKARFDPYSKTGFATCRICKSSVHQSGSHYCQGCAYKKGICAMCGRKVLDTKNYKQTSV